A genomic window from Phoenix dactylifera cultivar Barhee BC4 chromosome 7, palm_55x_up_171113_PBpolish2nd_filt_p, whole genome shotgun sequence includes:
- the LOC103710413 gene encoding probable CCR4-associated factor 1 homolog 7 has translation MSSILPKNETVQIREVWNDNVDVEFALIREIVDDFPYVAMDTEFPGIVARPLGNFKTSSDFNYATLKANVDMLKLIQLGLTFSDESGNLPTCGTGHGCVWQFNFREFDVHHDIFATDSIELLRQSGIDLKKNNERGIDANRFGELLMSSGIVLNDSVHWVTFHSGYDFGYLLKLLTCQNLPDTQPGFFNLIKIYFPTVYDIKHLMKFCNSLHGGLNKLAELLDVERVGICHQAGSDSLLTSCTFRKLKESFFNGATERYAGVLYGLGVENGQNTH, from the coding sequence ATGTCGTCCATCCTGCCCAAGAACGAGACCGTCCAGATCCGGGAGGTGTGGAACGATAACGTCGACGTGGAGTTCGCCCTGATTCGCGAGATTGTCGATGATTTCCCCTATGTTGCCATGGACACCGAGTTTCCGGGCATCGTCGCCCGCCCCCTCGGCAACTTCAAGACGAGCTCCGACTTCAACTACGCCACCCTCAAGGCCAACGTCGACATGCTGAAGCTGATCCAGCTGGGGCTCACCTTCTCGGACGAGTCCGGCAACCTCCCAACCTGCGGCACCGGCCACGGCTGTGTCTGGCAGTTCAACTTCCGGGAGTTCGACGTCCACCATGATATATTTGCAACCGACTCCATCGAGCTCCTCCGCCAGAGCGGCATCGATTTGAAGAAGAACAATGAGAGGGGCATCGACGCCAACCGCTTCGGAGAGCTTCTCATGTCGTCCGGCATCGTGCTCAATGACTCTGTCCACTGGGTAACCTTTCATAGTGGCTATGATTTCGGGTACCTTCTCAAGCTGCTCACTTGCCAGAACCTTCCCGATACCCAGCCCGGCTTCTTTAATCTGATCAAGATTTACTTCCCGACGGTATATGACATCAAGCACCTGATGAAGTTCTGCAACAGCCTCCATGGCGGGCTCAACAAGCTCGCGGAGCTGCTGGATGTCGAGAGGGTTGGGATCTGCCACCAGGCCGGATCGGACAGCCTGCTCACCTCGTGCACGTTTAGGAAGTTGAAGGAATCGTTCTTCAACGGCGCCACTGAGAGATATGCAGGCGTGTTGTATGGTCTGGGTGTTGAGAATGGACAGAATACTCAttga